In a single window of the Verrucomicrobiaceae bacterium genome:
- a CDS encoding type IIA DNA topoisomerase subunit B has protein sequence MAAPAPAHNYTEDSIKSLDWREHIRLRPGMYIGKLGDGSLPEDGIYVLLKEVIDNCIDEHVMGFGNTIDIEIAEDQLVTVRDYGRGIPLGKLLECAAQINTGAKYDSEAFKRSVGLNGVGIKAVNALSEFFEIQAVRENQTRSIEFSQGLVQYDMGKPKPCTEPNGTRISFRADAETFAEDTHYRVDFVREMLRFYAWLNPGLTLVLRTHAGEEKFKSKDGLMDLIRTKLTEQPQYPIIHIAGKDVEIAFTHGTGYGEEYYSFVNGQNTTQGGTHIAAFREAIVQECREFFKKQFEPADVRGSIVAAISVKVQEPVFESQTKTKLGSTHMEPNGRNLRTHILNTVVTQLDNFLHKHADVAKALQEKINANEKERKEISGIQKAARENARKAKVCNKKLRDCRVHFDTKDKRRDDSTLFITEGDSASGSITKSRDVETQGVFSLRGKPLNCYGLTRKVVYENEEFYLLANALQIEEDLEELRYNRIVLATDADVDGMHIRLLMITFFLQFFPELVRKGHLYILQTPLFRVRNKKDTFYCYSDEERQRAIHLCGKNAEITRFKGLGEISPDEFKHFIGPHMRLEPVTIRDHALDEQGNPIPSEHKTVKEMLTFYMGKNTPERQVYIVDNLRIEKDLEFNDKGELQATEFKLAA, from the coding sequence ATGGCCGCCCCTGCCCCCGCTCATAACTACACGGAAGACAGCATCAAATCCCTCGACTGGCGTGAGCACATCCGCCTCCGCCCCGGCATGTACATCGGCAAGCTCGGGGATGGCTCCCTGCCCGAGGATGGCATCTACGTCCTGCTCAAAGAAGTCATCGACAACTGCATCGACGAGCACGTCATGGGCTTCGGCAACACCATCGATATCGAGATCGCCGAGGACCAGCTCGTCACCGTGCGTGACTACGGACGCGGCATCCCCCTGGGCAAGCTGCTCGAATGCGCCGCGCAGATCAACACCGGTGCCAAATATGATAGCGAGGCCTTCAAGCGCTCCGTCGGCCTCAACGGCGTCGGTATCAAAGCCGTCAATGCCCTCTCCGAGTTCTTTGAAATCCAGGCCGTGCGCGAAAACCAGACCCGCAGCATCGAATTCAGCCAGGGACTCGTCCAATACGACATGGGCAAGCCCAAGCCCTGCACCGAGCCCAATGGCACCCGCATCTCCTTCCGCGCCGATGCAGAGACCTTTGCCGAGGACACCCACTACCGCGTCGATTTCGTCCGTGAGATGCTCCGCTTCTACGCATGGCTCAATCCCGGCCTCACCCTCGTCCTGCGCACCCATGCCGGAGAAGAGAAGTTCAAGTCCAAGGACGGCCTCATGGACCTCATCCGCACGAAGCTGACTGAGCAGCCGCAGTATCCCATCATCCACATCGCCGGCAAAGACGTCGAAATCGCCTTCACCCACGGCACCGGCTACGGCGAGGAGTACTACAGCTTCGTCAATGGCCAAAACACCACCCAGGGCGGCACCCACATCGCCGCCTTCCGTGAAGCCATCGTCCAGGAGTGCCGCGAGTTCTTCAAAAAGCAGTTCGAGCCCGCCGATGTGCGCGGCAGCATCGTCGCCGCCATCAGCGTGAAGGTGCAGGAGCCCGTCTTTGAGTCCCAGACCAAGACCAAGCTCGGCTCCACCCACATGGAGCCCAATGGGCGCAACCTCCGCACCCACATCCTCAACACCGTCGTCACCCAGCTCGATAACTTCCTCCACAAACACGCCGACGTCGCCAAAGCACTCCAGGAAAAGATCAACGCCAACGAAAAGGAGCGCAAAGAAATCAGCGGCATCCAGAAAGCCGCCCGCGAAAACGCCCGCAAGGCCAAGGTCTGCAACAAGAAGCTCCGCGACTGCCGCGTCCACTTTGACACCAAAGACAAGCGCCGTGACGACAGCACCCTCTTCATCACCGAGGGTGATAGCGCCTCCGGCAGCATCACCAAAAGCCGCGACGTCGAAACGCAGGGCGTCTTCTCCCTCCGTGGCAAGCCCCTCAACTGCTACGGCCTCACACGCAAAGTCGTGTATGAGAACGAGGAGTTCTACCTCCTCGCCAATGCCCTCCAGATTGAGGAGGACCTCGAAGAGCTCCGCTACAACCGCATCGTGCTCGCCACCGATGCCGACGTGGACGGCATGCACATCCGCCTGCTGATGATCACCTTCTTTTTGCAGTTCTTCCCCGAGCTCGTCCGCAAAGGCCACCTCTACATCCTTCAGACGCCGCTCTTCCGCGTGCGGAACAAAAAAGACACCTTCTACTGCTACAGCGACGAGGAGCGCCAACGCGCCATCCACCTCTGCGGCAAAAACGCCGAAATCACCCGCTTCAAAGGCCTCGGAGAGATCAGCCCCGACGAGTTCAAGCACTTCATCGGCCCCCACATGCGTCTGGAGCCCGTCACCATCCGCGACCACGCCCTCGATGAGCAGGGCAACCCCATCCCCAGCGAGCACAAGACCGTCAAAGAGATGCTCACCTTCTACATGGGCAAAAACACCCCCGAACGCCAAGTGTACATCGTGGACAACCTCCGCATCGAAAAAGACCTCGAATTCAACGACAAAGGCGAACTCCAAGCCACCGAATTCAAACTCGCCGCCTAG
- a CDS encoding transposase produces MNQRTQFALRALQTDNFRCLCREFGISAKTGYKWKKNFLAEGRAGLSDASRRPQSSPKALDEEEIFRIVSLHNAHRFWGARKLRDIYERSWGSAPSESSFKRVLRRCGLSHERLKRPSKMPGGRIAHGRRASACNEVWSVDFKGWWNDGAGRSNPLTVRDEFSRFVLELRHLPNGRTETVRDIFAELFANYGMPQAIRSDNGPPFASANGLLGLSRLSAWWLALGIELERSRPGCPQDNGAHERLHKDIAREIQELSSSRAVSDPAQRQAIFDVWREEFNTQRPHEALGLKRPAEVYEKSARKWEQPEPEIEYEGMETRKVASTGKIKYGMVSYLVSMALRERYVGLKTRSDGRLEVYYAKVLLGHMDERTESFQAIEQPSEQKTEKTGAQAARASQPSVSQTQGGTFLGEA; encoded by the coding sequence ATGAACCAGAGAACTCAATTCGCGCTTCGTGCGCTTCAGACAGACAACTTTCGCTGCCTCTGCCGCGAGTTCGGCATCAGCGCGAAAACCGGCTACAAATGGAAAAAGAACTTCCTGGCGGAAGGCCGGGCCGGACTCAGCGACGCCAGCCGGCGGCCACAAAGCAGTCCCAAGGCGCTGGATGAGGAGGAGATATTCCGCATCGTGAGCCTGCACAACGCGCACCGCTTCTGGGGTGCGCGCAAGCTGCGCGACATCTACGAGCGCAGTTGGGGCAGCGCACCCAGCGAGAGCAGCTTCAAGCGGGTGCTGCGCCGCTGCGGCCTGAGTCACGAGCGGCTCAAAAGACCCTCGAAGATGCCAGGCGGGCGCATTGCCCACGGACGCCGTGCCAGCGCCTGCAACGAAGTGTGGAGCGTGGACTTCAAAGGCTGGTGGAATGACGGTGCGGGGCGCAGCAATCCGCTCACCGTGCGCGACGAGTTTAGCCGTTTTGTGCTCGAATTGCGCCACCTGCCCAATGGGCGCACCGAGACGGTGCGGGACATCTTTGCCGAGCTCTTTGCCAACTATGGAATGCCACAAGCCATTCGCAGCGACAACGGCCCACCTTTTGCCAGCGCCAACGGCCTGTTGGGACTCTCAAGGCTCTCGGCATGGTGGCTGGCGCTGGGCATCGAGCTGGAGCGCTCACGTCCTGGCTGTCCGCAGGACAACGGAGCACACGAGCGGCTGCACAAGGACATCGCACGCGAGATCCAAGAGCTCTCCAGCAGCCGGGCTGTGAGCGATCCGGCACAGAGGCAGGCCATTTTTGACGTGTGGCGCGAGGAGTTCAACACGCAGCGTCCGCACGAAGCGCTGGGCCTGAAACGCCCCGCCGAGGTCTATGAGAAATCCGCCCGCAAGTGGGAGCAACCCGAGCCAGAGATCGAATATGAAGGCATGGAGACACGCAAAGTGGCCAGCACCGGGAAAATCAAATACGGCATGGTGAGCTACCTGGTGAGCATGGCCCTGAGAGAGCGGTATGTGGGACTCAAAACGCGCAGCGACGGAAGGCTCGAAGTGTACTACGCCAAAGTGCTGCTGGGGCACATGGACGAGCGCACAGAGAGCTTCCAAGCCATTGAGCAGCCCAGCGAGCAGAAAACCGAGAAGACCGGCGCACAAGCAGCGCGGGCCAGTCAACCGAGCGTATCGCAGACTCAGGGGGGGACGTTCCTGGGTGAGGCGTAG
- the moaA gene encoding GTP 3',8-cyclase MoaA: MLDTHGHHISYLRVSVTDRCNERCRYCMPEEEQAWFPKDEVLSYEELLRVIRVGATLGIHKIRVTGGEPLTRPGIEAFCAEVARVPGIGDLGISTNGTLLAKSDAVGSMAEKLVRAGVRSANISLDSLDAASYRRSTGRDLLSNVLAGIDAALDAGFASIRLNCVLIKNQTEAELPALIDFAAQKGVLLRFIELMPVSTQDMLSDENFLATGTALKLVEKHYGALKALPDFKTNGPATYYEVPGRDQRIGFIGAMTNLHFCESCNKLRLTSDGKLRPCLGSYLEFDLRTALRAHCSDAELTALFENVVARKPKEHDFRHNYQPNRRMIAIGG, translated from the coding sequence TTGCTCGACACCCACGGCCATCACATCAGCTACTTACGCGTCTCTGTCACCGACCGGTGCAATGAGAGATGCCGCTACTGCATGCCGGAGGAGGAACAGGCCTGGTTCCCGAAGGACGAGGTGCTCTCTTATGAAGAACTGCTCCGCGTGATCCGCGTCGGGGCCACGCTCGGCATTCATAAAATCCGCGTCACGGGTGGGGAGCCGCTCACACGGCCTGGGATCGAGGCGTTTTGTGCCGAAGTCGCCCGCGTGCCCGGCATCGGTGATCTCGGCATCTCGACGAACGGCACGCTGCTCGCCAAGAGCGATGCCGTAGGCTCCATGGCCGAAAAACTCGTCCGCGCCGGTGTGCGCAGCGCGAACATCTCGCTCGACTCACTCGATGCCGCCAGCTACCGCCGCAGCACGGGTCGCGATTTGCTCAGCAACGTGCTCGCGGGCATCGACGCGGCTTTGGACGCCGGGTTTGCCAGCATCCGACTGAACTGCGTGCTCATCAAAAACCAGACCGAGGCCGAGCTGCCCGCGCTGATCGACTTCGCCGCGCAAAAGGGCGTTTTGCTGCGCTTCATCGAGCTCATGCCCGTGAGCACCCAGGACATGCTCAGCGACGAAAACTTCCTCGCTACCGGCACGGCGCTGAAGCTCGTGGAAAAGCACTACGGCGCTCTCAAGGCGCTGCCCGACTTCAAAACGAACGGCCCCGCCACCTATTATGAAGTGCCTGGTCGCGATCAGCGCATCGGTTTCATCGGCGCGATGACGAACCTGCACTTCTGCGAGAGCTGCAACAAGCTCCGCCTCACCAGCGATGGCAAGCTACGCCCCTGCCTGGGCAGCTACCTGGAATTCGACCTGCGCACCGCGCTCCGTGCGCATTGCAGCGATGCCGAGCTCACCGCGCTCTTTGAAAACGTCGTCGCCCGCAAACCGAAGGAGCACGACTTCCGCCATAATTACCAGCCGAACCGCCGCATGATCGCCATCGGAGGGTGA